The following coding sequences lie in one Armatimonadota bacterium genomic window:
- a CDS encoding zinc-dependent metalloprotease gives MRRVFAFAILLTLAAAPIPSFAQEEKPAEKPAQEKQLTEEEKEIKKYEEKIKDLPKFEGDFTIYQRKQELLIELPEDKLDKLFCLQATVNRGIGSDGLQAGDPINQEHLDVFRFRKGPQGDIQLVKPNLGYRFDPADPLGIASGRAFTDAIIDNYSIEATHPVKHLILINATELFQGEVVGLKQAISATVGAGYSPDKQNYSVERVACFPENSVVEYNVHYKSSGIGGDEGLQALLAALLGSSGPPLADKRSLPLTVSTNIWFRKEHGYQPRLADPRVGYFTTDYFDVDKFNGTDRTTRLIQRFHLEKKDPKAAVSEPVKPIVWILDPSIPEEYRPGVRDGILYWNKAFEAIGFKNAIQVQDAPKDATYDHADGRYNLVRWIMSESSAYAVAWFRPDPITGEIMNAAVTVDANYPASAFTEFKEEVAGRTMRQPWFDEDGRQTLLRQFIDKPMATNGFRRIGCDHASGLAERAAYGYALMEAKGIPVDAHEYVRIMVADLVAHEVGHCLGLRHNFAASTYKTQAELADYDSIAKTGVAASVMDYVGLNTQAVLAGHKGYYNPTVGPYDLWAIQYGYSPLGVATKQEPYFLNQIANRYGEPGLLYLTDEDADGMNPLSVRWDLGSDILEYLKVQQKGDALLRRYAINSATQTGESYSRRNSLILRTIRAGFRDAAMAARVVGGFEFRRNLKGDIDEKPTLIPVAPARQVDAMRTICSTTLAMTSMDLPQDVLFSFNQDPNAGGADYNAPLREYVARQQMIMAAMLLAPDKLDAIAENDFKTLGNRPRYTLSQHFDILCQSVFAKVFASTNVPALQRDLQRYVLANLVSLANAKPGSVNTDANLIAGDWLERLKAQIAKAQQNPNLDPITMLHLKQMAKEIKEASETKSGKTS, from the coding sequence ATGCGCCGCGTATTCGCCTTCGCCATCCTCCTCACCCTGGCTGCCGCACCCATCCCTTCCTTTGCCCAGGAAGAAAAGCCCGCCGAAAAGCCGGCCCAAGAAAAGCAGCTGACCGAAGAAGAGAAGGAAATCAAGAAGTACGAGGAGAAAATCAAAGACCTCCCCAAATTTGAAGGCGATTTCACCATCTATCAGCGGAAGCAAGAACTCCTGATCGAACTGCCCGAAGACAAGTTGGACAAGCTCTTTTGCCTCCAGGCCACGGTCAACCGGGGGATCGGATCCGACGGTTTGCAAGCCGGCGACCCGATCAACCAAGAACACCTAGATGTCTTTAGGTTCCGCAAAGGCCCACAAGGCGACATCCAACTCGTCAAGCCGAACCTCGGCTACCGGTTTGACCCGGCAGATCCGCTCGGCATCGCCAGCGGCCGGGCGTTCACCGATGCGATCATCGACAACTACTCGATCGAGGCCACCCACCCAGTCAAACACTTGATCCTGATCAACGCCACCGAGTTGTTCCAAGGTGAGGTGGTCGGGCTCAAGCAGGCGATTTCCGCGACCGTTGGGGCGGGCTACAGCCCCGATAAGCAGAATTACTCCGTGGAAAGGGTCGCTTGCTTTCCGGAAAACTCGGTTGTCGAATACAACGTCCACTACAAGAGTTCGGGGATCGGCGGCGACGAAGGGCTCCAGGCCCTCCTTGCGGCCCTTCTGGGGAGTTCGGGCCCGCCACTCGCCGACAAACGCAGCCTTCCCCTCACAGTCAGCACCAACATCTGGTTCCGTAAGGAGCACGGATACCAACCCCGGCTTGCTGACCCCCGGGTCGGATACTTCACTACTGACTATTTCGACGTCGACAAATTCAACGGCACGGACCGCACCACCCGCCTGATCCAACGGTTCCATTTGGAGAAGAAGGATCCCAAGGCCGCGGTCAGCGAACCCGTCAAACCAATCGTCTGGATCCTCGACCCGTCGATTCCCGAGGAGTACCGACCTGGCGTCCGCGATGGGATCCTCTATTGGAACAAGGCCTTTGAAGCGATTGGGTTCAAAAACGCGATCCAAGTCCAAGACGCGCCAAAAGATGCCACCTACGACCATGCCGACGGACGGTACAACCTGGTCCGCTGGATCATGAGCGAGAGCAGCGCCTATGCCGTCGCCTGGTTCCGACCTGACCCGATCACCGGCGAAATCATGAACGCCGCCGTGACCGTCGACGCCAACTACCCGGCCAGCGCCTTCACTGAATTCAAAGAAGAAGTTGCAGGCCGCACAATGCGCCAGCCTTGGTTCGACGAAGACGGGAGGCAAACCCTGTTACGCCAATTCATCGACAAGCCGATGGCGACAAACGGGTTTAGGCGAATCGGTTGCGACCACGCCAGCGGACTCGCGGAACGGGCGGCTTACGGATATGCCCTGATGGAAGCCAAAGGCATCCCTGTCGACGCCCACGAATATGTCCGCATTATGGTTGCCGACCTCGTCGCCCATGAAGTCGGGCACTGCCTGGGATTGCGTCACAACTTTGCCGCTTCGACCTACAAAACACAAGCAGAACTCGCCGATTACGACTCCATCGCCAAAACCGGGGTGGCGGCAAGCGTGATGGATTATGTTGGCCTCAACACCCAGGCGGTGTTGGCCGGCCACAAAGGCTATTACAACCCTACCGTCGGGCCGTACGACCTTTGGGCGATCCAATACGGGTATTCCCCGCTGGGTGTCGCAACCAAACAAGAGCCGTATTTCCTGAACCAAATCGCCAACCGGTATGGCGAGCCCGGGTTGCTCTACCTGACCGATGAAGATGCCGACGGGATGAACCCGCTCAGCGTCCGCTGGGATCTCGGTTCGGATATCTTGGAGTACCTCAAGGTTCAGCAGAAGGGCGATGCCCTGCTCCGCCGCTATGCGATCAATTCGGCCACCCAGACCGGAGAGTCGTATTCCCGCCGCAACTCCCTGATTCTCAGGACGATCCGGGCCGGTTTCCGCGATGCCGCGATGGCGGCCCGGGTGGTTGGGGGCTTCGAATTCAGGCGGAACCTCAAAGGGGATATCGATGAAAAGCCGACGTTGATCCCAGTTGCACCAGCCCGGCAAGTCGATGCCATGAGGACGATTTGCTCCACCACCTTGGCAATGACATCGATGGATCTGCCTCAAGACGTGCTGTTCAGCTTCAACCAAGACCCCAATGCTGGGGGAGCAGACTACAACGCGCCCCTGCGGGAGTACGTCGCGCGCCAGCAGATGATCATGGCGGCAATGCTGCTTGCCCCCGATAAACTGGATGCAATTGCGGAAAATGACTTCAAAACGCTCGGCAACCGCCCCCGGTACACACTCTCTCAGCACTTCGACATCCTGTGCCAGTCGGTGTTTGCCAAGGTGTTTGCCTCCACCAACGTCCCCGCGCTGCAGCGAGACCTCCAGCGGTACGTTTTGGCGAACCTTGTTTCCCTGGCCAATGCCAAGCCGGGTTCCGTGAACACAGACGCCAACCTGATTGCCGGGGACTGGCTGGAAAGGCTCAAAGCGCAAATCGCCAAAGCCCAACAGAACCCCAACCTCGATCCCATCACCATGCTCCACCTCAAACAAATGGCCAAGGAGATCAAAGAGGCCTCTGAAACCAAGAGCGGCAAAACCAGCTAA
- the carA gene encoding glutamine-hydrolyzing carbamoyl-phosphate synthase small subunit: MESRLILGDGTVMAGRRLGATGDAVGEVVFNTGMTGYQEILTDPSYAGQIVVFTYPLIGNYGINEDDFESDRIQVAGIVVKEACDRPSNWRSRRSLGELLAERGIPAIQGVDTRALTKKIRSAGVTMGLVTDQASGAAERLAAAPDYGDCEFVGEVTTVQPYGWGFAGKEPFGEPADGYKATLAVLDCGLKFNILRRFAALGIRSQVFPCTASADEVMACNPDGILLSPGPGDPAKLGNVVATAKSLLGQRPMFGICLGNQILCQAVGGTTFKLKFGHRGSNHPVKDLEDGTVTITSQNHGYAVDPDSLDPQLAEVTQLNVNDGTVEGIRIKGVEASSIQYHPEAAPGPWDSRKYFARFTGRMLGARKLKF; encoded by the coding sequence ATGGAATCGCGGCTGATTTTGGGGGACGGGACGGTGATGGCCGGGCGGAGGCTCGGGGCAACCGGCGACGCGGTCGGGGAAGTTGTTTTCAACACCGGGATGACCGGCTACCAGGAAATCTTGACGGATCCTAGCTACGCCGGGCAAATCGTCGTCTTCACTTACCCACTGATCGGGAACTATGGGATCAACGAAGACGATTTTGAGTCGGATCGGATCCAAGTTGCTGGGATCGTTGTGAAGGAAGCCTGCGACCGGCCAAGCAACTGGCGGAGCCGCCGATCATTGGGCGAGCTTTTGGCCGAGCGGGGAATTCCGGCAATCCAAGGGGTGGATACCAGGGCCCTCACAAAGAAGATCCGGTCGGCTGGCGTGACCATGGGGCTCGTGACCGACCAGGCTTCCGGTGCGGCCGAACGCCTGGCCGCGGCACCGGATTACGGCGACTGCGAGTTTGTCGGGGAAGTCACGACGGTTCAGCCTTACGGGTGGGGTTTCGCCGGTAAAGAGCCGTTTGGCGAGCCAGCCGACGGGTACAAGGCGACCCTGGCCGTCCTGGATTGCGGATTGAAGTTCAACATTTTGCGGAGGTTTGCCGCTTTGGGAATCCGGAGCCAGGTCTTCCCCTGCACCGCATCGGCGGACGAAGTGATGGCCTGCAATCCCGATGGCATCCTGCTTAGCCCAGGCCCGGGCGACCCCGCCAAGCTCGGCAACGTGGTGGCCACCGCCAAGTCCCTTTTGGGTCAGAGGCCGATGTTTGGGATTTGCCTGGGGAACCAGATCCTTTGCCAAGCCGTCGGTGGGACGACGTTCAAACTCAAATTCGGGCACCGGGGGAGCAACCACCCGGTCAAGGATTTGGAAGACGGGACAGTGACGATCACGAGCCAGAACCACGGTTATGCCGTTGACCCCGATTCCCTTGATCCTCAATTGGCGGAGGTCACCCAGCTGAATGTCAACGACGGCACCGTGGAAGGGATCAGGATCAAAGGCGTCGAAGCGTCTTCGATTCAATACCATCCTGAAGCGGCCCCTGGGCCGTGGGACAGCCGCAAATATTTTGCCCGGTTCACGGGGCGGATGCTCGGCGCGCGAAAGTTGAAATTCTGA
- a CDS encoding twin-arginine translocase TatA/TatE family subunit: MTILLNSLAFLGTQELIIIGVIILIFFGGAKIPSLMRGLGRGMGEFKKGIDEGKRSFEEMGNDDEPSTKAN; the protein is encoded by the coding sequence ATGACCATCCTCCTCAACAGCCTGGCCTTCTTGGGAACCCAAGAACTGATCATCATCGGGGTCATCATCTTGATCTTCTTTGGTGGAGCCAAAATCCCGAGCCTGATGCGCGGACTCGGCCGGGGTATGGGTGAGTTCAAAAAAGGAATTGACGAAGGTAAACGCAGCTTTGAAGAAATGGGCAACGACGACGAGCCCAGCACTAAAGCCAACTGA
- a CDS encoding serine hydroxymethyltransferase: MAPVPTTHPHRRPINQVDPAIESLIHEEELRQETNLELIASENIASLAVRQAMMSVFTDKYAEGYPGKRYYGGCDVVDKVENLCIERVCALYGAEAANVQPHSGASANMAVYFTFLKPGDTLMAMNLAHGGHLTHGSPVNFSGQLYNVAAYGVDDSEFIDYDEMHRIARDSQPKIIVSGATAYSRAFDFARIRQIADEVGAIHMCDMSHYSGLIAAGEYPNPIPHCQVVTSTTHKSIRGPRGGMILGEAEFIKKINKTVFPGLQGGPLCHVIAAKAVAFLEAAQPEFKTYAAQVRKNATALAEALTGEGFRIVSGGTDSHLMLVDLQPFGVTGKLAQEALEYANITTNKNSIPNDPESPFVTSGIRLGTPAVTTRGMKEGEMKQIAAWFAEVLRHHTNESVVSRVKGEVASLCRSFPIHFV; the protein is encoded by the coding sequence ATGGCTCCCGTGCCGACCACGCACCCCCACCGTCGCCCAATCAATCAAGTCGATCCGGCAATCGAATCCCTCATCCACGAAGAGGAATTGAGGCAGGAAACAAACCTCGAACTCATTGCCAGCGAAAACATCGCCTCACTTGCAGTGAGGCAGGCCATGATGTCGGTCTTCACGGACAAATATGCCGAGGGGTACCCCGGCAAGCGGTACTACGGGGGATGCGACGTCGTCGACAAGGTCGAAAACCTCTGCATCGAACGGGTCTGCGCCCTCTATGGCGCCGAGGCGGCCAACGTGCAGCCCCATAGCGGGGCATCCGCCAATATGGCGGTCTATTTCACGTTCCTCAAACCAGGTGACACCCTCATGGCCATGAACCTGGCCCACGGTGGGCACCTCACCCATGGGTCGCCCGTCAATTTCAGCGGGCAACTCTATAACGTCGCGGCCTATGGCGTCGATGACTCCGAGTTCATCGACTATGACGAAATGCACCGGATCGCCCGGGATTCGCAGCCGAAAATCATCGTCTCCGGGGCAACCGCCTACTCCAGGGCCTTCGACTTTGCCCGGATCCGTCAAATCGCCGACGAGGTCGGCGCGATCCACATGTGCGACATGTCCCACTACAGCGGGCTCATCGCCGCCGGCGAATACCCCAACCCCATCCCCCATTGCCAAGTGGTCACCAGCACCACCCACAAGTCGATCCGGGGCCCGCGCGGGGGCATGATCCTCGGTGAAGCAGAATTCATTAAGAAGATCAACAAAACCGTCTTCCCTGGCCTGCAAGGCGGGCCCTTGTGCCATGTGATCGCAGCAAAAGCCGTCGCCTTCCTGGAAGCCGCCCAGCCGGAATTCAAGACTTATGCGGCTCAAGTCCGGAAGAATGCGACCGCGCTTGCCGAGGCCCTCACCGGGGAGGGGTTCCGTATCGTCAGCGGGGGCACCGACAGCCACCTGATGCTTGTGGATTTGCAACCATTCGGCGTGACGGGCAAACTCGCCCAAGAAGCACTCGAATACGCCAACATCACGACGAACAAAAACAGCATCCCCAACGACCCAGAATCCCCGTTCGTCACCAGTGGCATCCGCCTGGGCACCCCCGCCGTCACAACCCGCGGGATGAAAGAGGGCGAAATGAAGCAAATCGCCGCCTGGTTTGCCGAAGTCCTCCGCCACCACACCAACGAATCCGTGGTCAGCCGCGTGAAAGGTGAGGTCGCCTCCCTTTGTCGATCCTTCCCGATTCATTTTGTTTGA
- a CDS encoding aminoacetone oxidase family FAD-binding enzyme, translating to MKPPVTVIGGGAAGILAAYRAATLGAKVTLFEKTDRLGTKITISGGGKCNITHDGPITQVLKAFRNNEAEFIRTACHRFPNTKIVGMLTHRGLRVYTREDGRIFPVDQNAKDVVRILTSYLQDAEVEVRLETPISAILAQNGVATGIQTADGPIESSHVILCTGGSSYPKSGTTGDGYSWAATLGHTVVPIRAALAPMDLRPGRVQATPGVALRDVVTRAALANGKIIAKWRGDLLFTHHGVSGPCALGISREVADNWAHGPIRIEVDLLPDSHLDQVQSSLADIKSRHSNRLVAAYLETLAPKSVVPFLLQSAGIDDQAKFQSTAKKQLNILAIVLKSWRIGEVADVVLDKGEVVSGGVSLDEVDPATMRSHVVAGLYLAGEVLDIAGPVGGYNLQAAWATGWVAGESAATDWLS from the coding sequence GTGAAACCGCCTGTAACCGTGATCGGTGGAGGGGCCGCCGGGATCCTGGCCGCATACCGCGCCGCCACACTTGGCGCCAAGGTGACCCTCTTCGAAAAAACCGATCGTCTCGGCACCAAAATCACGATCTCCGGCGGCGGCAAATGCAACATCACCCACGATGGGCCCATAACCCAAGTGCTTAAGGCTTTCCGCAATAACGAGGCGGAATTCATCCGGACGGCATGCCACCGCTTTCCCAACACCAAAATTGTCGGCATGCTGACCCACCGCGGGCTCCGGGTTTACACTCGTGAAGACGGACGGATCTTCCCCGTTGACCAGAACGCAAAGGACGTTGTCCGCATCTTGACCAGTTACCTCCAAGACGCCGAAGTCGAAGTGAGGCTCGAAACCCCGATCTCAGCGATCCTTGCCCAAAATGGAGTGGCGACGGGGATCCAGACGGCGGATGGGCCGATAGAATCCTCTCATGTCATCCTGTGCACCGGCGGCAGCAGCTATCCCAAATCTGGGACGACCGGCGACGGCTATAGTTGGGCGGCCACCCTCGGCCACACGGTTGTCCCCATCCGCGCCGCGCTCGCTCCAATGGATCTGCGGCCCGGAAGGGTTCAGGCAACTCCAGGCGTCGCCCTGAGGGATGTTGTGACAAGGGCCGCGCTGGCCAATGGAAAAATCATCGCCAAGTGGAGGGGGGACTTGTTATTCACCCACCACGGCGTGAGTGGCCCTTGTGCCCTGGGAATCAGCCGCGAAGTCGCGGACAACTGGGCGCACGGCCCCATCCGCATCGAAGTCGACCTTCTTCCCGACTCCCACCTCGACCAGGTCCAATCCAGCCTCGCCGACATCAAGTCCCGGCATTCTAACCGGTTGGTCGCCGCGTATCTCGAAACGCTTGCGCCCAAATCGGTGGTTCCCTTCTTGCTCCAATCGGCTGGGATCGATGATCAGGCCAAGTTCCAATCCACGGCCAAAAAACAACTCAACATCTTGGCCATCGTCCTCAAAAGCTGGCGGATCGGAGAAGTGGCCGATGTCGTGCTGGACAAGGGCGAAGTCGTCTCCGGAGGGGTCAGCCTCGACGAGGTGGATCCGGCGACGATGAGGTCTCATGTCGTCGCGGGGCTTTACCTGGCTGGCGAAGTCTTGGACATCGCGGGGCCAGTGGGAGGCTACAACCTCCAAGCAGCGTGGGCGACCGGCTGGGTCGCCGGGGAATCCGCGGCAACCGATTGGCTCAGTTAG
- a CDS encoding S9 family peptidase, with translation MRSRIAWSIAAVLCCAAGWGDAADDAALRAEGYIRPPKMIEQAVLAPWHNNIGGGSLNPQNTWLLVTVGDGMPPIERVGTPHVNLGGTQIDTVAERDRSLTMRSSSGLALIELATQKRVDVSLPKGVRVSGARWSPDGSKVAFIGLETSKSSLYVVEAASGKSKKVCDGLRLTEVTSFDWLADSKRIVVPLAVNGVKMPTAPAIATGPRVRLSDSKPDQFPTYPDLLNDPDEITLLKYYLTAQIGVVDTDRGSVQRVGEPMMIADLDAGPGAKGFLVRKYEGEFSYIRPASSGAQKQVLLDAAGKEVAVISYSGNRASPIKKDDQPPQRSGLAWRPDGAGLSYVRDEELPKDSKDKPKKQLVLWKAPFGKDDIEVVFQSADAFNLVGYGSDGKSVFISKPAGKKTDYLVFQMGTQGDPKKFWETNADADFYSQPGSLMFDSRPGIGRLVRQSSDGGSVFLAGTQYFKNPLEEAPRPFVDRLALDGSMKPERIWQSSSDVYETADLLDDGKSWLINRQSPTLVNQLIWLSAGTETTLTNNQNFVPDVTLAERKRIKVKRDDGVEFWIEATFPRGIPAENLPAFIWFYPTEYTDQKTYDESGRTYNKNLFRRTATSTVQLLVLEGYVVVDADFPITGEISEANNTFPHQLRMNFTAIVDALAEQCGVDRKRMSIGGHSYGAFGTANALVHTSFFRAGIAGDGNYNRTLTPFGFQREGRDLWRGREVYVNMSAMLFANQINGALLMYHGMEDQNVGTNPINSERMFAALEALGKPSAMYMYPYEDHGQIGLETRLDMWARWVAWLNKWVKNPEPPTTDAKPPEGNPPPRP, from the coding sequence ATGCGATCGCGAATTGCGTGGAGTATTGCCGCTGTTCTTTGTTGCGCCGCCGGTTGGGGCGATGCGGCTGATGACGCCGCCTTAAGGGCCGAAGGGTACATCCGGCCGCCCAAGATGATTGAGCAAGCGGTTTTGGCACCGTGGCACAACAACATCGGCGGGGGATCGTTGAATCCGCAAAACACGTGGTTGTTGGTGACGGTTGGCGACGGCATGCCGCCGATCGAGCGCGTCGGCACACCCCACGTCAACCTGGGCGGAACCCAGATCGACACGGTTGCCGAGCGGGATCGCAGCCTGACCATGCGATCCTCTTCGGGACTGGCCCTGATTGAACTGGCAACGCAAAAGAGGGTCGATGTCTCGTTGCCCAAGGGCGTCCGGGTGAGCGGGGCCCGGTGGTCGCCGGACGGGAGCAAGGTCGCTTTTATCGGCCTGGAAACTAGCAAATCGTCACTATACGTCGTGGAGGCTGCCTCGGGAAAAAGCAAAAAAGTATGCGACGGACTGCGCCTGACTGAAGTGACTTCATTCGATTGGTTGGCCGATTCGAAGCGGATCGTTGTGCCGTTAGCTGTGAACGGGGTCAAGATGCCAACTGCCCCGGCCATAGCCACCGGCCCAAGGGTCAGGCTCAGCGACTCAAAACCCGACCAGTTCCCGACCTATCCCGATTTGTTGAACGATCCTGACGAGATCACTTTGCTCAAGTACTACCTGACTGCGCAGATCGGGGTGGTTGACACGGATCGCGGGTCGGTCCAAAGGGTTGGAGAGCCGATGATGATTGCCGATCTCGATGCGGGTCCGGGAGCCAAGGGATTCCTCGTCCGCAAGTACGAAGGGGAGTTTTCCTACATCCGCCCGGCTTCGTCCGGCGCTCAAAAGCAAGTTCTGCTGGATGCCGCTGGAAAGGAAGTCGCCGTGATTTCCTACTCAGGCAACCGGGCGTCACCCATCAAAAAGGATGACCAGCCTCCTCAGCGGAGCGGCCTGGCTTGGCGGCCCGACGGCGCAGGATTGAGCTACGTTCGGGACGAAGAACTCCCCAAAGATTCCAAAGACAAGCCCAAAAAGCAGCTCGTGTTGTGGAAGGCACCATTTGGAAAAGATGACATCGAGGTTGTCTTCCAATCGGCCGACGCCTTCAATTTGGTTGGTTACGGGTCGGACGGCAAGTCGGTGTTCATCAGCAAGCCGGCTGGCAAGAAGACGGATTATCTCGTCTTTCAGATGGGCACGCAAGGAGACCCCAAAAAGTTCTGGGAAACAAATGCCGATGCCGATTTCTACAGTCAGCCCGGAAGCCTGATGTTCGATTCAAGGCCTGGGATTGGCCGCTTGGTCCGGCAATCCAGCGATGGCGGATCGGTCTTCCTGGCCGGGACGCAATACTTCAAGAACCCGTTGGAAGAGGCCCCGAGGCCGTTTGTAGACCGGCTCGCCCTGGACGGCTCCATGAAACCGGAGAGGATTTGGCAGAGTTCGAGCGACGTTTATGAGACTGCTGATTTGCTGGATGACGGAAAATCTTGGCTGATCAACCGCCAGAGCCCGACGCTGGTCAACCAATTGATCTGGTTGTCCGCTGGCACGGAAACCACCCTCACCAACAATCAGAATTTTGTCCCGGATGTCACCCTGGCCGAACGCAAGCGGATCAAGGTCAAGCGGGATGACGGTGTTGAATTTTGGATCGAGGCGACTTTCCCGCGTGGCATCCCGGCCGAAAACCTTCCGGCATTCATTTGGTTCTATCCGACGGAGTACACGGATCAGAAGACATACGATGAAAGTGGGAGGACGTACAACAAAAACCTGTTCCGCCGAACCGCAACGTCGACTGTCCAGCTTTTGGTGTTGGAAGGGTATGTCGTGGTCGATGCGGATTTCCCCATCACCGGGGAGATCAGCGAGGCAAACAACACGTTCCCGCACCAGCTGCGGATGAACTTTACGGCGATTGTGGACGCCCTAGCGGAGCAATGCGGGGTTGACCGCAAGCGCATGTCGATCGGCGGGCATAGCTATGGAGCATTCGGGACGGCAAATGCCCTAGTTCACACGTCGTTTTTCCGGGCTGGAATCGCCGGAGACGGGAACTATAACCGGACGTTGACGCCCTTTGGTTTCCAACGCGAAGGGCGCGACTTGTGGCGCGGCCGGGAAGTGTATGTGAACATGTCGGCGATGCTGTTTGCCAACCAGATCAACGGGGCATTGCTGATGTACCACGGGATGGAAGACCAAAATGTCGGCACGAACCCGATCAATTCGGAACGGATGTTCGCCGCGTTGGAAGCATTGGGCAAACCGTCTGCGATGTACATGTACCCCTACGAGGATCACGGCCAAATCGGCCTAGAGACGCGCTTGGACATGTGGGCGCGATGGGTGGCCTGGCTGAACAAGTGGGTGAAAAACCCCGAGCCGCCGACAACGGATGCAAAGCCGCCGGAAGGGAATCCGCCACCTAGGCCGTGA
- the selA gene encoding L-seryl-tRNA(Sec) selenium transferase, translating into MASSERGSEGGRPPSVDALARTVNNDPALHPYAVRAARLAIAGGGAQETASSHFADGVGPSLKPVINMSGVVLHTGLGRARLAKRAVEAALAVAGAHAAVEFNLESGERGDRQDHVKWLLQELTGAEDALVVNNCAASVVLALAAVCAGSPVLLSRGQMVEIGGQFRMPDIIEMSGCRLEGVGCTNRTHLSDFARAMGEGSGAILRCHQSNFAQIGFVSQPEAKDLADLAHQAGWQFIDDLGSGCLVDTTRYGLPKERTIREAVADGADLVLASGDKLLGGPQAGLIVGKSDFVAQCKRHPLARAFRVDKLTLAGLEATLRLYFEGSEHEIPVWESCSRELASIRRDCQRLKSAWGVGEVREGVTELGGGSFPGVGIPTWRLGLGTGDAALAAKLRGRGLVGRIECGQIWLDPRTANKRETAEARRILAAIRENGA; encoded by the coding sequence ATGGCAAGCTCTGAAAGAGGGTCTGAGGGGGGGCGACCGCCTTCGGTGGATGCATTGGCGCGGACGGTGAACAACGACCCCGCCCTGCACCCCTACGCGGTGCGCGCCGCACGTCTGGCAATTGCCGGTGGCGGAGCCCAAGAGACGGCATCGAGCCACTTTGCCGATGGGGTTGGGCCGAGCCTCAAACCGGTCATCAACATGAGCGGCGTGGTTCTGCACACCGGACTCGGGAGGGCCCGGCTCGCCAAACGGGCGGTTGAAGCGGCTCTGGCGGTTGCCGGTGCGCATGCGGCAGTTGAATTCAACCTGGAATCGGGCGAGCGAGGGGATCGGCAAGACCATGTCAAATGGCTTTTGCAAGAGTTGACGGGGGCTGAGGACGCCTTGGTCGTCAACAACTGTGCGGCGTCGGTCGTCCTTGCCCTCGCGGCGGTTTGCGCTGGTTCGCCCGTTTTGCTTTCGCGAGGACAGATGGTGGAAATCGGCGGGCAGTTCCGGATGCCGGACATCATTGAAATGAGCGGATGCCGGTTGGAAGGCGTGGGTTGCACCAACCGCACACACCTGTCCGATTTTGCCCGGGCGATGGGGGAAGGGTCGGGCGCCATCCTGCGCTGCCACCAAAGCAATTTCGCCCAAATCGGGTTTGTCTCGCAGCCTGAAGCCAAAGACCTCGCAGATTTGGCGCACCAAGCCGGTTGGCAGTTCATAGACGACCTTGGCAGCGGATGTCTGGTGGACACGACGCGCTACGGGTTGCCCAAAGAGCGGACAATTCGCGAGGCCGTCGCCGACGGAGCGGACCTTGTCTTGGCCAGCGGGGACAAACTCTTGGGCGGGCCACAAGCCGGGCTGATCGTCGGCAAGAGCGATTTTGTGGCGCAATGCAAGCGGCACCCTTTGGCGCGGGCGTTCCGCGTCGACAAGCTGACCCTGGCCGGGCTTGAAGCAACGCTCAGGCTCTATTTTGAGGGAAGCGAGCATGAGATCCCGGTCTGGGAGAGCTGCAGCCGAGAATTGGCTTCCATCAGGCGGGACTGCCAGAGGCTGAAAAGCGCATGGGGGGTGGGGGAGGTGCGAGAAGGCGTCACCGAACTCGGCGGGGGTTCGTTCCCCGGTGTGGGGATCCCAACCTGGCGGCTCGGGTTGGGGACGGGGGACGCCGCACTAGCGGCAAAGCTCAGGGGTCGAGGATTGGTTGGCCGAATAGAATGCGGGCAGATCTGGCTGGATCCTCGCACCGCCAACAAACGCGAAACTGCCGAGGCCCGACGGATTCTCGCAGCAATCCGGGAGAATGGGGCATGA